One part of the Bradyrhizobium sp. CB1650 genome encodes these proteins:
- the polA gene encoding DNA polymerase I — translation MPKTSPKTTAKADTKAAAPKAAVDTKPAAAKAAAKPVAAKTAGKGDHVFLVDGSSYIFRAYHALPPLNRKSDGLQVNAVLGFCNMLWKLLRDMPADNRPTHLAIVFDKSEVTFRNTIYPDYKAHRPPAPDDLIPQFALIREAVRAFDLPCLEQAGFEADDLIATYVREACERGASATIVSSDKDLMQLVTDCVTMYDTMKDRRIGIPEVIEKFGVPPEKVVEVQALAGDSTDNVPGVPGIGIKTAAQLIVEYGDLEQLLFRAGEIKQPKRREALLENAEKARISRQLVLLDDKVKLDVPLDDLAVHEPDARKLIAFLKAMEFSTLTRRVADYSQIDPADVEPDPGYKSGASVFSPLPPSDVVPAPGPGTSAQAAPRTKEPNKAAGKEDKAASPKGAPISLAAAREEALRKLPVDRGKYQTIKTRAELDAFVARIHEAGHVAIETKANTINPMQADLCGIALALAPNDACYLPLAHKQSGGGAGLFDAGLAPDQVKHADAIGALRPVLESTGILKIGFDVKFTAVVLAQHDISLRNYDDAQLISYVLDAGRSSHALASLAERWFGHAMLAENELLGSGKNKLTFDQVPIDRATALSAETADVILRVWRVLKPRLIAEHMTAAYEMLERPLVAVLARMERRGISIDRQVLSRLSGEFAQTAARVEAEIQEIAGEPVNVGSPKQIGDILFGKMGLPGGTKTKTGAWSTTAQVLDDLAEQGHDFPKKILEWRQVSKLKSTYTDALPTYVNPQTHRVHTTYALAATTTGRLSSNEPNLQNIPVRTEDGRKIRRAFIATPGHKLVSADYSQIELRLLAEIADIPVLKQAFRDGLDIHAMTASEMFGVPIKGMPSEIRRRAKAINFGIIYGISAFGLANQLGIAREEASAYIKKYFERFPGIRAYMDETKEFCRQHGYVTTLFGRKCHYPDIKASNASVRAFNERAAINARLQGTAADIIRRAMTRVEDALAEKKLSAQMLLQVHDELIFEVPDAEVEATLPVVQHVMQDAPFPAVLLSVPLHVDARAATNWDEAH, via the coding sequence ATGCCCAAAACCTCCCCCAAGACCACCGCCAAAGCTGATACCAAGGCTGCTGCGCCCAAGGCCGCGGTCGACACCAAGCCCGCTGCTGCCAAGGCTGCCGCCAAACCAGTTGCCGCCAAGACAGCCGGAAAGGGCGACCACGTCTTCCTGGTCGACGGTTCCTCCTACATCTTCCGCGCCTATCACGCGCTGCCGCCGCTCAACCGCAAGTCCGATGGCTTGCAGGTCAACGCCGTGCTCGGCTTTTGCAACATGCTGTGGAAGCTGCTGCGCGACATGCCCGCCGACAACCGGCCGACCCATCTGGCGATCGTGTTCGACAAGTCGGAGGTCACCTTCCGCAATACGATCTATCCCGACTACAAGGCGCACCGGCCGCCGGCGCCGGACGATCTGATCCCGCAATTCGCGCTGATCCGCGAGGCGGTGCGCGCCTTCGACCTGCCCTGCCTGGAACAAGCCGGCTTCGAGGCCGACGACCTGATCGCCACCTATGTGCGGGAGGCCTGCGAACGCGGCGCCAGCGCGACCATCGTGTCCTCGGACAAGGACCTGATGCAGCTCGTGACCGATTGCGTCACCATGTACGACACCATGAAGGATCGCCGCATCGGCATCCCCGAGGTGATCGAGAAATTCGGCGTGCCACCGGAGAAGGTGGTCGAGGTGCAGGCCCTGGCCGGCGATTCCACCGACAACGTGCCTGGCGTGCCGGGCATCGGCATCAAGACCGCCGCGCAATTGATCGTCGAATATGGCGATCTGGAGCAGCTTCTGTTCCGCGCCGGCGAGATCAAGCAGCCCAAGCGCCGCGAGGCGCTGCTCGAGAACGCGGAAAAGGCGCGGATATCGCGCCAGCTCGTGCTGCTCGACGACAAGGTGAAGCTGGACGTGCCGCTGGACGACCTGGCCGTCCACGAGCCCGACGCGCGCAAGCTGATCGCCTTCCTGAAGGCGATGGAGTTTTCCACGCTGACGCGCCGCGTCGCCGACTATTCGCAGATCGATCCCGCCGACGTGGAGCCCGATCCCGGCTACAAGAGCGGTGCCAGCGTGTTCTCGCCGCTGCCGCCCTCGGACGTCGTGCCAGCCCCGGGACCCGGCACATCGGCGCAAGCTGCACCGCGCACCAAGGAGCCCAACAAGGCTGCCGGCAAGGAGGACAAGGCCGCGAGCCCGAAGGGCGCGCCGATCTCGCTCGCCGCCGCGCGCGAGGAAGCTTTGCGAAAACTTCCGGTCGACCGCGGCAAATACCAGACGATCAAGACACGCGCCGAGCTCGACGCCTTCGTCGCGCGCATTCACGAGGCTGGTCATGTCGCGATCGAAACCAAGGCCAACACCATCAACCCGATGCAGGCTGACCTCTGCGGCATCGCATTGGCGCTGGCGCCGAACGACGCCTGCTACCTGCCGCTGGCGCACAAGCAGTCCGGCGGCGGCGCCGGCCTGTTCGATGCCGGCCTCGCGCCCGATCAGGTCAAACATGCCGACGCCATCGGCGCGCTGCGGCCGGTGCTGGAATCGACCGGCATCCTCAAGATCGGCTTCGACGTCAAGTTCACGGCCGTCGTGCTGGCGCAGCACGACATCAGCTTGCGCAACTACGACGATGCGCAACTGATCTCCTACGTGCTCGACGCCGGCCGCAGCTCGCATGCGCTCGCTTCGCTCGCGGAGCGCTGGTTCGGCCACGCCATGCTGGCGGAGAACGAGCTGCTCGGCAGCGGCAAGAACAAGCTCACCTTCGACCAGGTCCCGATCGACAGGGCTACGGCGCTGTCTGCCGAGACCGCCGACGTCATCCTGCGGGTATGGCGCGTGCTGAAGCCGCGCCTCATCGCCGAGCACATGACCGCCGCCTACGAGATGCTGGAGCGGCCGCTGGTCGCGGTGCTCGCGCGCATGGAACGGCGCGGCATCTCGATCGACCGCCAGGTGCTGTCGCGGCTGTCAGGCGAGTTCGCCCAGACTGCGGCGCGGGTCGAGGCCGAGATCCAGGAGATCGCCGGCGAGCCCGTCAATGTCGGCAGCCCCAAGCAGATCGGCGACATCCTGTTCGGCAAGATGGGACTGCCCGGCGGCACCAAGACCAAGACCGGCGCGTGGTCGACCACCGCACAGGTGCTCGATGATCTTGCCGAGCAGGGCCACGACTTCCCGAAGAAGATCCTGGAGTGGCGCCAGGTCTCCAAGCTGAAATCGACCTACACCGACGCGCTGCCCACTTACGTCAATCCGCAGACCCATCGCGTGCACACGACCTACGCGCTGGCCGCGACCACGACGGGCCGGTTGTCGTCGAACGAGCCGAACCTGCAAAACATTCCGGTGCGCACCGAGGACGGCCGAAAGATCCGCCGCGCCTTCATCGCCACGCCCGGGCACAAGCTGGTGTCGGCCGACTATTCGCAGATCGAGCTCAGGTTGCTGGCCGAGATCGCCGACATCCCGGTCCTGAAGCAGGCATTCCGCGATGGGCTCGACATCCACGCGATGACGGCGTCCGAAATGTTCGGCGTGCCGATCAAGGGCATGCCGAGCGAGATCCGCCGCCGCGCCAAGGCGATCAATTTCGGCATCATCTACGGCATCTCCGCGTTCGGCCTCGCCAACCAGCTCGGCATCGCGCGCGAGGAAGCCTCCGCCTACATCAAGAAGTATTTCGAGCGCTTCCCAGGCATCCGCGCCTATATGGACGAGACCAAGGAGTTCTGCCGGCAGCACGGCTACGTCACCACGCTGTTCGGCCGCAAGTGCCACTATCCCGACATCAAGGCGTCGAACGCCTCGGTGCGCGCGTTCAACGAACGCGCTGCGATCAACGCGCGGCTCCAGGGCACCGCGGCCGACATCATCCGCCGCGCCATGACCCGCGTCGAGGACGCGCTGGCCGAGAAGAAGCTGTCGGCGCAGATGCTGCTCCAGGTCCATGACGAATTGATCTTCGAGGTGCCCGACGCGGAGGTCGAGGCGACGCTGCCGGTGGTTCAGCACGTCATGCAGGACGCGCCGTTCCCCGCCGTGCTGCTGTCGGTGCCGCTGCATGTCGATGCGCGCGCGGCGACGAATTGGGACGAGGCGCATTAA
- a CDS encoding acyltransferase family protein: MTRSGTMAASGGPRRPAGLRVDWVDYAKGICIVMVVMMHSVLGVELAAGETGFMHVLVAFAKPFRMPDFFLISGLFLPLVIGRDWRIYLDRKVVHFAYFYVVWVTIQFAFKAPAFAAESSWRDVGLLYLESFIEPFGTLWFIYLLPIFFVVTKLTRRIPPLAIWLIAASLETARIATGWTVIDEFCARFVYFYSGYLFADYVFALSDRARKHPVLALAALAAWALLNAGAVGLGASEWKIVSLMLGFAGPCAIITIGTLLARAHWLNVLRFCGEHSIVIYLAFFLPMAATRTLLLRTGVIPDIGTVSLIVTVAGVIGSIAIWRAALRLHADFLFERPMPFWIAPKKPGAVLQAAE, encoded by the coding sequence ATGACACGATCAGGCACAATGGCCGCAAGCGGAGGCCCCAGGCGCCCGGCCGGCCTGCGCGTCGACTGGGTCGACTACGCCAAGGGCATCTGCATCGTCATGGTGGTGATGATGCATTCCGTGCTGGGGGTCGAGCTCGCCGCCGGCGAGACCGGGTTCATGCATGTGCTGGTGGCCTTCGCGAAGCCGTTCCGGATGCCGGATTTCTTCCTGATTTCGGGCCTGTTCCTTCCATTGGTAATCGGCCGGGACTGGCGAATCTATCTCGACCGCAAGGTCGTGCATTTCGCTTATTTTTATGTCGTCTGGGTGACAATCCAGTTCGCCTTCAAGGCGCCGGCCTTCGCCGCGGAATCGAGCTGGCGCGACGTCGGCCTGCTCTATCTCGAATCCTTCATCGAGCCGTTCGGCACGCTCTGGTTCATCTATCTGCTGCCGATCTTCTTCGTCGTCACAAAACTGACACGGCGAATCCCGCCGCTCGCGATCTGGCTCATTGCCGCATCGTTGGAGACGGCGCGCATCGCGACGGGCTGGACCGTGATCGACGAGTTCTGCGCGCGCTTCGTGTATTTCTACTCAGGCTATCTATTCGCCGATTACGTCTTCGCGCTGTCCGACCGCGCGCGGAAGCATCCCGTTCTTGCGCTCGCCGCGCTCGCGGCATGGGCACTTCTCAACGCCGGCGCCGTTGGGCTCGGTGCGAGCGAATGGAAGATCGTGTCGCTGATGCTGGGCTTTGCCGGCCCCTGCGCCATCATCACGATCGGCACGCTGCTCGCGCGCGCCCACTGGCTGAACGTCCTGCGCTTCTGCGGCGAGCATTCGATCGTGATCTATCTCGCCTTCTTCCTGCCGATGGCCGCGACCCGAACGCTGCTCCTGCGCACGGGCGTCATTCCCGATATCGGCACGGTGTCGCTGATCGTCACCGTCGCCGGCGTGATCGGATCGATCGCAATCTGGCGGGCTGCGCTGCGGCTACATGCGGACTTCCTGTTCGAGCGGCCCATGCCGTTCTGGATCGCGCCGAAGAAGCCCGGGGCGGTGCTGCAGGCAGCGGAGTAG
- a CDS encoding UDP-glucose/GDP-mannose dehydrogenase family protein produces the protein MRIAMIGTGYVGLVSGACFADFGHDVTCVDKDQGKIAALHRGEIPIYEPGLDELVAANVKAKRLSFTTDLSKPVAEADAVFIAVGTPSRRGDGHADLSYVYAAAREIAQSLSGFTVVVTKSTVPVGTGDEVERIIRETNPQADVVVASNPEFLREGAAIRDFKFPDRVVVGTSDERGRKVMGDIYRPLSLNQAPLMFTARRTAEMIKYAANAFLATKITFINEIADLSEKVGANVQEVARGIGLDNRIGTKFLHAGPGFGGSCFPKDTRALIKIAQDYDVQLRIVESVLAVNENRKRAMARKVSHALGGALRGKTIAVLGLTFKPDTDDMRDAPSIPLVTGLLDMGAKVRAFDPVGMEQAKQELPGITYSEDAYSCAQGADALVVVTEWVQFRGLDLDRLKSVMAQPVVIDLRNIYRPEDMAAAGFVYESVGRPPVQD, from the coding sequence ATGCGAATCGCGATGATCGGCACGGGCTACGTGGGACTGGTATCCGGGGCCTGCTTTGCGGATTTCGGTCACGACGTCACCTGCGTCGACAAGGACCAGGGCAAGATCGCAGCGCTCCATCGCGGCGAGATCCCGATCTACGAGCCCGGGCTCGACGAGCTGGTCGCGGCCAATGTGAAAGCCAAGCGCCTGAGCTTCACCACCGACCTGTCCAAGCCGGTGGCGGAAGCCGACGCCGTCTTCATTGCGGTCGGCACGCCCTCGCGCCGCGGCGATGGTCATGCCGATCTGTCCTACGTCTACGCTGCCGCGCGCGAGATCGCGCAGTCGCTCTCGGGCTTCACCGTCGTGGTGACGAAATCGACCGTTCCGGTCGGCACCGGCGACGAGGTCGAGCGCATCATCCGCGAGACCAATCCGCAAGCCGACGTCGTGGTCGCCTCCAACCCCGAATTCCTGCGCGAGGGCGCCGCGATCCGCGATTTCAAGTTCCCCGATCGCGTGGTCGTCGGCACGTCGGACGAGCGCGGCCGCAAGGTGATGGGCGATATCTACCGGCCCCTGTCGCTGAACCAGGCCCCCCTGATGTTCACGGCGCGCCGCACCGCGGAGATGATCAAATACGCGGCGAACGCGTTCCTTGCGACCAAGATCACCTTCATCAACGAGATCGCCGACCTTTCGGAAAAAGTCGGCGCCAATGTGCAGGAGGTGGCGCGCGGCATTGGCCTGGACAACCGCATCGGAACCAAGTTCCTGCATGCGGGTCCCGGCTTCGGCGGCTCCTGCTTCCCGAAGGACACCAGGGCGCTGATCAAGATCGCGCAGGACTACGACGTGCAGCTTCGCATCGTCGAATCCGTGCTGGCCGTCAACGAGAACCGCAAGCGCGCGATGGCGCGCAAAGTCAGCCACGCGCTCGGCGGCGCGCTGCGCGGCAAGACCATCGCCGTGCTCGGCCTCACCTTCAAGCCCGACACCGACGACATGCGCGATGCGCCCTCGATTCCGCTGGTGACCGGTCTGCTCGACATGGGCGCGAAGGTGCGCGCCTTCGATCCCGTCGGCATGGAGCAGGCGAAGCAGGAGCTTCCCGGCATCACCTACAGCGAGGATGCCTATTCCTGCGCGCAAGGCGCCGATGCGCTGGTCGTCGTCACTGAATGGGTGCAGTTCCGCGGGCTCGATCTCGACCGGCTCAAGAGCGTCATGGCGCAGCCCGTCGTCATCGACCTCCGCAACATCTACCGCCCCGAGGACATGGCCGCCGCCGGCTTCGTCTATGAGAGCGTCGGCCGGCCGCCGGTGCAGGACTGA
- the hrpB gene encoding ATP-dependent helicase HrpB, producing the protein MPRSFDTPLPIDAVLDDLSRTLDRHNAAVLVAPPGAGKTTRVPLALLDAPWASDRKIIVLEPRRIAARASADRMAKSLGQRTGETVGYRVRFGSKISRATRIEVVTEGIFTRQILDDPELSGVAAILFDEFHERSLDADLGLALARDAQLGLREDLRILVMSATLDGARIARLLGEAPVVESEGRAYPVETRYLGRKADAPVERQMADAIASALRADSGSVLAFLPGAAEIRRTQNFLAERVQDAGTEIVPLFGALDAAVQDRAIAPAPKGTRKVVLATSIAETSLTIEGVRIVVDSGLARVPRYEPDIGLTRLETVRASRAAVDQRRGRAGRTEPGVCYRLWDEPQTASLAPYTQPEILSADLSSLVLDLAQWGVADPAALSFLDPPPQPAWKEAKSLLAELNALDGDGRITAEGKSLRALALPPRLARMIVDSHRAGAGEAAAEIAAILTERGLGGDSVDLEHRLDQFRRDRSSRATSARDLARRWASQVADSEKTAPEQEDLSAGLMLAYAFPDRVARNRGNGSFVLANGRGAAVEQTSSLARAPYIAVGEMTGTAASGRILLAAPITQDDIERHFAEHIEVADEISFDRGAMALRARRKRALHAITLSEAPLALSPSEATARILADGLIAAGLERLPWSKQAGQWRDRVMFLRKAEGESWPDVSDDGLVARRDDWLVPALYDKTALKDVSAGDLSDALMALLPWELRARLDREAPTHFEAPTGTMLAIDYEAEQGPTIAVRLQELFGLDTHPSIAAGKVPLVLELLSPAQRPVQVTRDLPGFWRGSYSAVRSDLRGRYPRHPWPDDPASALPTRRAKPRGT; encoded by the coding sequence TTGCCCCGCAGCTTCGACACGCCCCTTCCGATCGACGCCGTGCTCGACGACCTGTCCCGCACGCTGGATCGGCACAACGCCGCCGTGCTGGTGGCACCGCCGGGCGCCGGCAAGACCACGCGGGTGCCGCTGGCGCTGCTGGATGCGCCCTGGGCCAGCGATAGGAAGATCATCGTGCTCGAGCCGCGGCGCATCGCTGCCCGCGCCAGCGCCGACCGCATGGCAAAATCGCTCGGCCAGCGCACCGGCGAGACCGTCGGCTATCGCGTCCGCTTCGGCTCGAAGATATCGCGGGCAACGCGCATCGAGGTGGTGACCGAAGGCATCTTCACCCGTCAGATACTCGACGATCCCGAGCTCTCGGGCGTGGCCGCGATCCTGTTCGACGAATTCCACGAACGCTCGCTCGACGCCGATCTCGGCCTCGCCCTGGCGCGCGACGCGCAACTTGGCCTGCGCGAGGATTTGCGCATCCTCGTGATGTCAGCGACGCTCGACGGTGCGCGGATCGCAAGGTTGCTTGGGGAGGCGCCCGTCGTCGAAAGCGAGGGCCGCGCTTATCCCGTCGAGACGCGCTATCTCGGGCGCAAGGCGGATGCACCGGTGGAGCGGCAGATGGCGGATGCGATCGCGTCCGCGCTTCGTGCAGACAGCGGCTCCGTGCTGGCGTTCCTGCCGGGTGCGGCCGAAATCCGCCGCACCCAGAATTTTCTCGCCGAGCGCGTGCAGGACGCCGGCACCGAGATCGTGCCGCTGTTCGGCGCACTCGATGCCGCCGTGCAGGATCGCGCCATCGCTCCCGCGCCCAAGGGCACGCGCAAGGTGGTGCTGGCGACCTCGATCGCGGAGACCTCGCTGACCATCGAGGGCGTGCGTATCGTCGTCGATTCCGGCCTCGCCCGCGTGCCGCGCTACGAGCCGGACATCGGGCTGACGCGGCTCGAGACCGTGCGCGCCTCGCGCGCGGCGGTGGACCAGCGCCGCGGCCGCGCCGGCCGCACCGAGCCTGGTGTCTGCTACCGGCTGTGGGACGAACCGCAGACGGCGTCGCTTGCGCCTTACACCCAGCCGGAAATCCTCAGCGCGGATTTGTCGTCGCTGGTGCTCGACCTCGCGCAATGGGGCGTTGCCGATCCGGCGGCGCTGTCGTTCCTCGATCCGCCGCCGCAGCCGGCCTGGAAGGAAGCCAAGAGCCTGCTCGCCGAGCTCAATGCGCTCGATGGCGATGGCCGCATCACCGCGGAGGGCAAAAGCCTGCGCGCACTGGCGCTGCCGCCGCGGCTCGCGCGCATGATCGTGGATTCGCATCGCGCCGGGGCAGGCGAGGCCGCCGCCGAGATCGCCGCCATCCTCACCGAGCGCGGGCTCGGGGGGGACAGCGTCGATCTCGAGCACAGGCTCGATCAATTCCGTCGCGACCGTTCGTCGCGCGCGACCAGTGCCCGCGATCTGGCGCGGCGCTGGGCCTCGCAGGTGGCAGATTCAGAGAAGACTGCGCCGGAGCAGGAGGATCTCTCGGCCGGCCTGATGCTCGCCTATGCCTTTCCCGACCGCGTCGCGCGCAACCGCGGCAATGGCAGCTTCGTGCTCGCCAACGGCCGTGGCGCCGCGGTCGAGCAAACCTCCTCGCTCGCCCGCGCGCCCTACATCGCGGTCGGAGAGATGACGGGAACGGCGGCGAGCGGACGCATCCTGCTGGCGGCGCCGATCACGCAGGATGACATCGAGCGGCATTTCGCCGAGCACATCGAGGTCGCCGACGAGATCTCCTTCGATCGTGGCGCGATGGCGCTGCGGGCGCGGCGCAAGCGCGCGCTGCATGCGATCACGCTGTCGGAGGCGCCGCTTGCGCTCTCGCCATCGGAAGCGACCGCGCGCATCCTCGCCGACGGCCTGATCGCTGCCGGGCTCGAGCGGCTGCCCTGGTCGAAACAGGCCGGGCAATGGCGCGACCGCGTGATGTTCCTGCGCAAGGCCGAAGGCGAAAGCTGGCCCGATGTCTCGGACGACGGCCTGGTCGCGCGGCGTGACGACTGGCTGGTGCCGGCGCTCTACGACAAGACCGCGCTGAAAGATGTTTCCGCCGGCGATCTCTCCGATGCGCTGATGGCGCTGCTGCCCTGGGAGTTGCGCGCGCGGCTCGATCGCGAGGCGCCGACCCATTTCGAGGCGCCGACCGGCACCATGCTCGCGATCGACTATGAGGCCGAGCAGGGGCCGACCATTGCGGTGCGGCTCCAGGAGTTGTTCGGCCTCGACACCCATCCTTCGATCGCGGCCGGCAAGGTGCCGCTGGTGCTGGAGTTGTTGTCCCCGGCGCAGCGCCCGGTGCAGGTGACGCGCGACCTTCCCGGCTTCTGGCGCGGAAGCTACAGCGCGGTGCGATCGGACCTGCGCGGGCGCTACCCGCGCCATCCCTGGCCGGACGATCCCGCGAGCGCGCTGCCGACCCGGCGGGCCAAGCCGCGCGGCACGTGA
- a CDS encoding NCS1 family nucleobase:cation symporter-1 — MEIKNASPSLYNEDLAPARVRNWGAFSIFNVWTSDVHSLWGYYLAASLFLLCGTFVNFILAIGLGSLVIFVLMSLIGNAGVRTGVPYPVLARASFGVWGANLPALVRAIVACFWYGAQTSAASNAIVALLTRMDAFKSFHESSHVLGHSGLEVICFVVVWALQLLIIQHGMETVRRFQDWAGPAVWLMMLILAIYLCVKAGGISVISPIPHDVLLEKTKDAGVPGVPGSPAALFAVAATWITYFAALYLNFCDFSRYAPDAAALRKGNIWGLPVNLILFSLVAGVTTIAAFHVYQEVLLHPDQISAKFDSWFLALLAAITFAVATLGINVVANFVSPAFDFSNVFPRYIDFKKGGYIAALIALLLYPFAPWEGSAASFVGGIGATMGPIFGVMMVDYYLIAKGRVNVPALYQENGEYHFQSGWNVSALIAAAIGALFSSILPNFTSILPSWWAVYGWFFGVAIAGAVYYVLRVTMPSPVAKAA, encoded by the coding sequence TTGGAGATCAAGAACGCCTCGCCATCGCTCTACAACGAAGATCTGGCGCCGGCGAGGGTCCGCAATTGGGGCGCCTTCAGCATATTCAACGTCTGGACGTCGGACGTTCACAGCCTCTGGGGCTATTATCTCGCCGCCAGCCTGTTTCTCCTCTGCGGCACATTCGTCAACTTTATCCTGGCGATTGGGCTAGGTTCGCTCGTCATCTTTGTCCTGATGAGCTTGATCGGCAATGCCGGCGTCCGAACCGGCGTGCCCTATCCGGTTCTGGCGCGCGCCTCCTTCGGCGTATGGGGCGCGAACCTCCCCGCTCTGGTGCGGGCGATCGTCGCGTGCTTCTGGTATGGCGCGCAGACCTCGGCCGCCTCGAACGCGATCGTCGCGCTGCTGACGCGCATGGATGCCTTCAAGTCGTTCCACGAATCCAGCCATGTGCTCGGACATTCCGGGCTCGAGGTCATCTGCTTCGTCGTGGTCTGGGCACTGCAGCTTCTGATCATTCAGCACGGGATGGAGACCGTGCGCCGCTTCCAGGATTGGGCCGGACCTGCCGTCTGGCTGATGATGCTGATCCTTGCGATCTATCTTTGCGTCAAGGCCGGCGGCATCTCGGTGATCTCGCCGATCCCGCACGACGTGCTGTTGGAGAAGACCAAGGATGCCGGCGTACCCGGCGTGCCCGGCTCTCCAGCCGCGCTATTCGCCGTTGCCGCGACCTGGATCACCTACTTCGCCGCGCTCTACCTCAATTTCTGCGACTTCTCTCGCTACGCGCCGGATGCCGCCGCGTTGCGCAAGGGCAATATCTGGGGTCTGCCCGTCAACTTGATCCTGTTCTCGCTGGTCGCGGGCGTGACCACGATTGCGGCTTTCCACGTTTATCAGGAGGTGCTGCTGCACCCCGACCAGATCTCGGCGAAATTCGATAGCTGGTTCCTGGCACTGCTCGCGGCGATCACGTTCGCGGTGGCAACACTCGGCATCAATGTCGTTGCAAATTTCGTCTCGCCGGCGTTCGATTTCTCGAACGTTTTCCCCAGGTACATCGATTTCAAGAAAGGCGGCTATATCGCGGCCCTGATTGCGCTACTGCTCTATCCCTTCGCGCCTTGGGAGGGGAGCGCCGCTTCATTCGTCGGGGGGATCGGCGCGACGATGGGACCGATCTTCGGCGTCATGATGGTCGACTATTATCTCATCGCCAAGGGTAGGGTGAACGTACCGGCCCTGTATCAGGAGAATGGCGAATACCATTTCCAGAGCGGCTGGAACGTTAGCGCGCTCATCGCCGCCGCGATCGGTGCGCTGTTCTCGTCCATCTTGCCGAACTTCACCTCCATCCTGCCGTCCTGGTGGGCGGTCTATGGATGGTTCTTCGGCGTGGCGATCGCCGGTGCGGTCTATTATGTGCTGCGTGTCACGATGCCGAGTCCGGTCGCGAAAGCCGCCTGA
- a CDS encoding TIGR02281 family clan AA aspartic protease: MRNILIFAAIMIGLGTFMAQMADKMSSASATSAPRTTVALAATPQANGRSLSIPRDVRGHFQTEGRIDGQRIGFMVDTGASVVALNETSAARFGLRPSRGDYNATVSTANGTIKAARTRIAMLEVGGLIVRDVDAMVLPDEALSENLLGLSFLSRLKRFEYANGQMVLEQ; the protein is encoded by the coding sequence ATGCGTAACATATTGATCTTCGCGGCCATCATGATTGGGCTGGGCACGTTCATGGCGCAGATGGCGGACAAGATGAGCTCCGCTTCCGCGACATCCGCACCGCGCACGACGGTCGCCCTTGCGGCCACCCCGCAGGCCAATGGTCGCAGCCTCAGCATCCCCCGCGACGTGCGCGGCCATTTCCAGACCGAGGGGCGGATCGACGGCCAGCGCATCGGCTTCATGGTCGACACCGGCGCCTCCGTGGTGGCGCTGAACGAGACGTCGGCCGCCCGCTTCGGCCTGCGGCCCTCGCGCGGCGACTACAACGCGACCGTCTCTACCGCGAACGGCACCATCAAGGCCGCTCGCACCCGCATCGCCATGCTCGAAGTCGGCGGCCTCATCGTGCGCGACGTCGATGCCATGGTGCTGCCGGACGAGGCGTTGTCCGAGAACCTGCTCGGCCTCTCCTTCCTGTCCCGCCTGAAGCGTTTCGAATACGCCAACGGCCAGATGGTGCTGGAGCAATAG